Proteins from a genomic interval of Candidatus Omnitrophota bacterium:
- the dprA gene encoding DNA-processing protein DprA, whose protein sequence is MNAHDAFVVLNAVPGCGPATIKALAEFFGSVDNILAQDEGSLIASGVVDPQVAQNIVHFPKDKFLEDEYNLTRQKNVRILTAADDDFPSGLREIPGSPVVLYTQGDVALLHGVCIAMVGSRNASHYGMTIAHAFARRFAEAGLIVVSGLARGIDSASHQGCLDAKGKTIAVVAGGLNHPYPKENAGLMRTIVEQGAVVSEMPMAVFPLPAHFPRRNRIITGLSTATVVVEAGAKSGALISAGYALEQGKDVFAVPSNIDNVCAEGSNRLIKDGARIALSADQVLEELKLQMEISFPTLRRGEPLCSPVPLSAEEMKAYEVLSLQPLHVDQLSARVQQPASEIAQVLLNLQLKGVVRQLPGNMYVKV, encoded by the coding sequence ATGAACGCGCATGACGCTTTTGTTGTTTTGAATGCTGTCCCCGGCTGCGGCCCTGCCACGATCAAGGCCTTGGCGGAATTTTTTGGGTCTGTGGACAATATCCTGGCGCAGGACGAGGGTTCGCTGATCGCTTCCGGAGTTGTCGATCCGCAGGTTGCCCAGAATATCGTTCATTTTCCCAAAGACAAATTCTTGGAAGATGAATACAATTTGACGCGGCAGAAAAATGTGCGGATCCTGACCGCGGCGGATGATGATTTTCCGTCGGGTCTAAGGGAGATCCCGGGGTCTCCGGTCGTTCTTTATACGCAGGGGGACGTTGCCCTTTTGCACGGGGTATGCATCGCCATGGTCGGCAGCCGCAATGCGTCGCATTATGGAATGACCATTGCCCATGCTTTTGCCAGGCGGTTTGCCGAAGCCGGGCTTATTGTTGTTTCCGGTTTGGCGCGCGGCATTGACTCGGCTTCCCATCAGGGATGTCTGGACGCCAAAGGCAAAACCATTGCGGTGGTGGCGGGTGGTTTGAACCATCCGTATCCTAAAGAAAATGCCGGTCTTATGCGTACCATCGTTGAGCAGGGCGCGGTAGTTTCTGAAATGCCTATGGCTGTTTTTCCTTTGCCCGCCCATTTTCCGCGCCGCAACCGTATCATCACGGGTTTGAGCACGGCCACGGTGGTCGTCGAGGCCGGGGCCAAAAGCGGGGCGCTCATCAGCGCCGGTTATGCGTTGGAGCAGGGCAAGGACGTATTCGCGGTGCCGTCCAACATTGACAATGTTTGCGCCGAAGGCAGTAACCGGCTCATCAAGGACGGCGCGAGAATTGCCTTGTCCGCGGACCAAGTCCTGGAAGAATTGAAATTGCAGATGGAAATATCATTTCCAACCCTGCGTAGGGGCGAACCTCTGTGTTCGCCCGTTCCATTGAGCGCAGAAGAAATGAAGGCATACGAAGTATTGAGTTTACAACCCCTGCATGTGGACCAATTGTCCGCCCGGGTGCAACAGCCCGCGTCGGAGATCGCCCAGGTCCTGTTGAATTTACAATTAAAAGGTGTTGTCCGGCAATTGCCGGGGAATATGTACGTGAAGGTTTAA
- the topA gene encoding type I DNA topoisomerase produces the protein MAKSLVIVESPAKVKTINKILGPKFKVTSSMGHLIDLPKSTLGVDVDNGFTPKFIVVRTKQKILSKLKKEAEGVKDIYIATDPDREGEAIGWNLVEHIAKGKKVYRVVFHEITKDAVKKAFEHPREFDRKKVDAQNARRVLDRIVGYQISPILWKKVGSRLSAGRVQSVALRLIVEREGAIKAFVPEEYWQISVDLQKKGIKAVLTAALEKIDGKKAELKHENQVKGIVKEIKAQAFGVSAINVKEVKRYAPPPFITSTIQQEAFSKLGFNTAKTMLIAQELYEGMEIGEEEPVGLITYMRTDSVNISAEAVDKVRGWIKKTYGADHVPQEPNKFKSKKSAQEAHEAIRPTDIARTPEAVKDFLNEDQHRLYNLIWKRFVSCQMTPAVFEQTKVEITAGRFQFGVSGSLLTFAGYLAVYKDNEEEEVKLDSSVYAKGDALELKEVKPSQHFTKPPARFSEATLVKALEEQGIGRPSTYASIIATLVARNYVMRERGYFTATELGIKICMLLIEYFKKVMDITFTARMEEALDAIEDGDNNYVALLKDFYGPFKEEVDYAMANIEKTYVAVEKPCPDCSRPMVIKWGRRGRFISCTGFPECRHAEPFTTGVKCPGEGCSGELVERRSGRGAMFYGCSRYPECKFIANKLPAATN, from the coding sequence ATGGCAAAATCGCTTGTCATCGTTGAGTCGCCGGCGAAGGTAAAGACCATCAACAAGATCCTTGGCCCCAAGTTCAAGGTCACGTCTTCCATGGGGCATCTCATTGACCTGCCCAAATCTACGCTCGGGGTGGATGTGGACAATGGTTTTACGCCGAAATTCATCGTCGTGCGCACCAAGCAGAAGATTTTAAGCAAACTTAAGAAAGAAGCCGAGGGGGTCAAGGACATTTACATCGCCACCGACCCTGACCGCGAAGGGGAAGCCATCGGCTGGAATCTCGTTGAACATATCGCCAAGGGAAAGAAAGTGTACCGCGTTGTTTTTCATGAGATCACTAAGGACGCCGTCAAGAAAGCGTTTGAGCATCCCCGCGAATTTGACCGCAAGAAAGTGGACGCGCAGAACGCCCGCCGTGTTCTGGACCGTATCGTGGGCTATCAGATCAGCCCTATCCTGTGGAAAAAAGTCGGCTCCCGTTTGAGCGCGGGCCGCGTGCAATCCGTGGCCTTGCGTCTGATCGTGGAGCGGGAAGGGGCCATCAAGGCCTTTGTGCCCGAGGAATACTGGCAGATCAGCGTGGATTTGCAGAAAAAAGGCATCAAGGCGGTTTTGACCGCGGCCCTGGAAAAGATCGACGGCAAAAAGGCCGAATTAAAGCATGAAAATCAGGTCAAGGGCATTGTCAAAGAGATCAAGGCGCAGGCGTTTGGCGTTTCCGCGATCAATGTCAAAGAGGTCAAGCGTTACGCGCCCCCGCCTTTTATCACCAGCACCATTCAGCAGGAGGCCTTCAGCAAACTGGGCTTTAATACGGCCAAGACCATGCTCATCGCCCAGGAACTGTATGAAGGTATGGAGATCGGCGAAGAGGAGCCGGTGGGTTTGATCACCTATATGCGTACCGATTCCGTGAATATATCCGCTGAAGCCGTGGACAAGGTGCGGGGATGGATCAAGAAAACCTACGGCGCCGACCATGTTCCGCAGGAGCCCAACAAATTCAAGTCCAAAAAAAGCGCGCAGGAAGCCCACGAGGCCATACGCCCGACGGACATTGCCCGCACGCCGGAGGCCGTGAAGGATTTTCTCAATGAGGACCAGCACCGTTTGTATAATCTCATCTGGAAAAGGTTTGTCAGCTGTCAGATGACCCCGGCGGTATTTGAGCAGACCAAGGTCGAGATCACGGCCGGACGCTTCCAGTTCGGCGTTTCGGGCTCGTTGTTGACGTTCGCCGGGTATTTGGCCGTGTATAAGGACAATGAGGAAGAAGAGGTCAAACTGGATTCGTCGGTTTATGCCAAGGGCGATGCGCTGGAACTCAAAGAGGTCAAGCCCTCCCAGCATTTCACCAAGCCGCCGGCGCGTTTTTCGGAAGCTACCCTGGTCAAGGCCCTTGAAGAACAGGGCATCGGCCGTCCCAGCACCTACGCCTCCATCATCGCAACACTGGTGGCGCGCAATTATGTCATGCGCGAGCGCGGGTATTTCACGGCGACGGAGTTAGGGATCAAGATCTGCATGCTGTTGATCGAATATTTCAAGAAGGTCATGGACATCACCTTTACCGCGCGCATGGAAGAAGCGCTGGACGCTATCGAAGACGGCGACAATAATTATGTGGCCCTGTTAAAGGATTTTTACGGGCCGTTCAAGGAAGAAGTCGATTATGCCATGGCTAATATCGAAAAGACCTATGTCGCGGTTGAGAAACCGTGCCCGGATTGCAGCCGGCCCATGGTGATCAAATGGGGAAGACGGGGCCGTTTCATCAGCTGCACGGGATTTCCGGAATGCAGGCATGCCGAACCGTTCACCACGGGCGTCAAATGTCCCGGCGAGGGATGTTCCGGCGAGCTCGTCGAGCGCCGGTCAGGCCGCGGGGCCATGTTTTACGGGTGCAGCCGTTACCCGGAGTGCAAATTCATCGCTAACAAGCTTCCGGCGGCCACGAATTAA
- the xerC gene encoding tyrosine recombinase XerC, with protein sequence MQTQALIDKFLLSLEVEKNYSNHTVLNYRTDLKEFAAFLGDQPLTQVDYPVLRRFLAQLRTRSLKPRTVSRKLSALRSFFKYLQRHKMIASNPAALLVTPKLDKPLPHFLTEEDTVKLLDAPTDGKVNTLRDKAILETLYSTGIRVSELVGLDEGHVDAIGNIVRVRGKGKKERLAPIGEKALEAIQNYLEARPQRSPALFLNKNGSRLTGRGVRGIINKYILKAGLQGKVNPHMFRHSFATHLLNRGADLRSVQELLGHANLSTTQIYTHLTTDKLKSVYDKAHPRA encoded by the coding sequence ATGCAAACACAAGCACTCATCGACAAATTTCTGTTGTCCCTGGAAGTTGAAAAGAATTATTCTAACCACACCGTCCTCAATTACCGCACCGACCTTAAGGAGTTCGCCGCGTTCTTGGGGGACCAGCCGCTGACACAGGTGGATTATCCCGTCCTGCGGCGTTTCCTGGCCCAGTTAAGGACAAGGAGCCTCAAACCGCGCACGGTTTCGCGCAAATTGTCCGCGCTGCGTTCTTTTTTCAAATATTTGCAGAGGCATAAAATGATCGCCAGCAATCCGGCGGCCCTGCTGGTCACGCCGAAACTTGACAAGCCCCTGCCGCATTTTTTGACGGAAGAGGACACGGTCAAACTTCTGGACGCGCCCACAGACGGCAAGGTCAATACCCTGCGGGACAAAGCGATCCTGGAAACGCTGTATTCCACGGGGATCCGTGTCAGCGAATTGGTCGGTCTCGACGAGGGGCATGTGGACGCGATCGGCAATATCGTGCGGGTGCGCGGCAAAGGCAAAAAAGAACGTTTGGCGCCCATCGGCGAAAAGGCCCTGGAGGCCATCCAAAATTATCTTGAAGCGCGGCCTCAGCGTTCACCGGCCCTATTTTTGAACAAGAACGGCAGCCGTTTGACCGGCCGGGGCGTGAGGGGGATCATCAACAAATACATTTTAAAGGCCGGTTTGCAGGGAAAGGTGAACCCGCATATGTTCAGGCATTCGTTCGCCACACATTTGCTCAACCGCGGGGCGGACCTGCGTTCCGTGCAGGAATTGCTGGGCCATGCCAATCTGTCCACGACACAGATCTACACCCATTTGACCACCGATAAACTCAAAAGCGTTTACGACAAAGCGCATCCGAGGGCTTGA
- a CDS encoding 3-deoxy-D-manno-octulosonic acid transferase → MGFLYDIIFLAYALVYLPYLVLTRRWYPGFGMRFGFFPSALKAEMAGARNIWVHAVSVGEVAAVAGLVRRLKAQYPRHRVVCSVTTKTGYGLARAQLADAALVIPSPLDLSVTVAAFTRVIRPVVYIAAETELWPNLFRRLAKENIPIVIINGRISDRSFGRYQAVQFFLKGALRDVRAFCMQSDTDAKRIMALGADTARVRVVGNIKFEDEDVAGAPETPRVFPASQHVWIAGSTHPGEEAIVLAVYRKMQDAGLSWRLVLAPRHVERAGEVMGLVRQNGFEGRMFSTLTSGDCLAAGEVLVVDTIGHLRGLYAQASLVFMGKSLRKGGGQNVIEPAFFARAVIVGPMMANFRDILARFKEDGAIVQVRDDEEFSDAVLALARDEGRRAVMGQKAAAVIARNKGALERTLACVREITGSS, encoded by the coding sequence ATGGGATTTTTGTATGACATTATTTTTCTCGCGTATGCCCTTGTTTATCTGCCGTATCTGGTCCTGACGCGGCGCTGGTATCCGGGTTTCGGGATGCGTTTCGGTTTTTTCCCGTCAGCGCTCAAAGCGGAAATGGCCGGGGCCAGGAATATCTGGGTGCACGCGGTCAGCGTTGGGGAAGTGGCCGCGGTGGCCGGGCTTGTCCGGCGGCTGAAGGCCCAATACCCGCGGCACAGGGTTGTGTGTTCGGTCACAACCAAAACCGGTTATGGGCTTGCCCGCGCACAGCTGGCTGATGCTGCTCTGGTCATCCCGTCGCCTTTGGATCTAAGCGTTACGGTCGCGGCATTCACGCGTGTGATACGTCCTGTTGTTTATATCGCGGCGGAAACCGAATTGTGGCCGAATCTGTTCCGTCGGCTGGCCAAGGAAAATATCCCCATCGTCATCATCAACGGACGCATTTCAGACAGGTCATTCGGACGTTATCAGGCCGTACAGTTCTTTCTTAAAGGCGCGTTGAGGGATGTGCGCGCGTTTTGTATGCAAAGCGATACGGATGCCAAGCGCATTATGGCGCTGGGAGCGGACACAGCGCGTGTGCGTGTCGTCGGGAATATCAAATTTGAGGATGAGGACGTTGCCGGCGCGCCTGAAACGCCGCGGGTCTTTCCCGCGAGCCAGCATGTGTGGATCGCCGGCAGTACCCATCCTGGTGAAGAAGCGATTGTTCTGGCTGTTTACCGGAAAATGCAGGATGCGGGGCTGTCGTGGCGTTTGGTCCTTGCCCCGCGCCATGTTGAGCGCGCCGGGGAAGTCATGGGACTGGTCCGTCAAAATGGTTTTGAAGGCCGTATGTTCTCTACCTTGACATCAGGCGATTGTCTGGCAGCCGGTGAGGTCCTTGTCGTGGACACCATCGGTCATTTGCGGGGATTGTACGCGCAAGCGTCCCTGGTTTTCATGGGAAAAAGTTTGCGCAAGGGCGGGGGGCAGAATGTCATTGAGCCGGCATTCTTTGCCAGGGCCGTGATCGTCGGGCCCATGATGGCAAATTTCCGGGACATCCTGGCCCGTTTCAAGGAAGACGGCGCCATTGTCCAGGTCAGGGACGATGAGGAATTTTCTGATGCGGTTCTAGCACTCGCCCGTGATGAGGGACGCCGCGCTGTCATGGGCCAAAAGGCGGCCGCGGTCATTGCCAGGAATAAGGGCGCGTTGGAAAGGACCTTGGCGTGTGTCCGGGAAATAACAGGATCGTCATGA
- the lpxK gene encoding tetraacyldisaccharide 4'-kinase, giving the protein MKHYIYQLMTDQRKGLTASVCKILLLILSFIYAAVVRSTRALYEWGILPSYRSPKPVISIGNITVGGTGKTPLVILVVNILRSAGLRPAVLSRGYMAGAKGPGDEPKMMAEILPGAPILVGAGRAGNIRAALRAGGTDIFVCDDAFQHWPLKRDLDIVAVDALDPFGNGCVLPRGILREPLCGLKRVHIAVITRADRDPDGTADLRRRLRQMNPDMLVVESIHQPLGLSGVYDRVFLGLDILRGKKVAAFCAIADPEAFGDSLARAGAQVVRRFDFMDHHVYTVADMSAIRDFCRANGIDTVVTTHKDAVKINDRANVWEEIKVARLNIGLTITHGNEQFIQRILSACRP; this is encoded by the coding sequence ATGAAACATTATATTTATCAGTTGATGACCGACCAGCGCAAAGGCCTCACGGCCTCTGTGTGTAAAATTTTACTTTTAATTCTTTCGTTCATTTATGCGGCAGTGGTCCGGTCAACCCGCGCTTTGTATGAGTGGGGGATCTTACCGTCGTACAGGTCCCCCAAGCCCGTGATCAGCATCGGTAACATCACCGTCGGCGGCACCGGAAAAACGCCTCTGGTCATTTTGGTCGTGAATATTTTACGTTCAGCGGGCCTGCGTCCGGCCGTGTTGAGCCGTGGATACATGGCCGGGGCCAAGGGGCCCGGCGATGAGCCGAAAATGATGGCCGAGATCTTGCCCGGCGCTCCCATTCTTGTCGGGGCCGGCCGCGCAGGCAACATCCGCGCCGCCCTTCGGGCCGGAGGCACGGATATTTTCGTGTGTGATGACGCCTTTCAGCATTGGCCTTTAAAAAGAGACCTGGACATTGTTGCTGTGGACGCGTTGGATCCTTTCGGCAATGGCTGTGTTCTGCCGCGGGGCATTTTGCGCGAGCCGCTTTGCGGTTTAAAAAGGGTGCATATCGCGGTGATCACCAGGGCAGACCGCGATCCCGACGGGACCGCAGATCTGCGCCGGCGTTTGCGCCAGATGAACCCCGACATGCTTGTTGTTGAGTCCATCCATCAACCGTTGGGGTTAAGCGGCGTTTATGACCGCGTTTTTCTGGGACTGGACATTTTACGCGGGAAAAAGGTGGCGGCTTTTTGCGCCATCGCCGACCCGGAGGCCTTCGGTGATTCTTTGGCCCGGGCCGGCGCGCAGGTGGTCCGGCGTTTTGATTTTATGGACCATCATGTGTATACCGTCGCGGATATGAGCGCTATCCGTGATTTTTGCCGCGCCAATGGCATTGACACGGTTGTGACCACGCATAAGGACGCGGTCAAGATCAATGACCGGGCCAATGTGTGGGAAGAAATAAAGGTTGCGCGTTTAAACATCGGGCTGACCATCACTCATGGCAACGAACAATTCATTCAAAGAATCCTGTCTGCCTGCCGTCCTTAA
- a CDS encoding ELM1/GtrOC1 family putative glycosyltransferase: MATNNSFKESCLPAVLKGLGVVLRALPFGAALGLARIFGAAGYYFLPAKRRVAYGNVKTAFGGKRSPEEIDRIVKKAFQGLACSFVEFLWLPKIKRLGSDRFVTQHGMENIHAAMARGKGVILLAVHFGSWELANIVGSSWGYPYNMVANEQPKTPALNIVVNEYRRMTGAKLIAPGAAIRGVVKALRANEIVTLVLDQGGTQGIPVPFLGKTASMSTGAVRLALKYGAALVPAWIVRAPDGHHDLRLFPAMDLVVTGNMEQDVITNTRAAVKLIEALIDDCPDQYLWFYKVYKYTTQHKTVILDDGKTGHLRQSQAAARALASVLRSRGKDMEEVIVPVVFKSRLAGKICVVFAGLSQFFVFLRNERWLRFFLTKESYRTLLSHKPDSVISCGSTTGGVNFICAASNQAKSVSILKSGLVKRERFDLSILPRHDKPDGKVRGRCVFTKAAPNLITPQYLKVQEAGLLAVYPHLKANARLKIGVMLGGDAKGVAYDAGVIHQLLRQLKEVAGHFNAELLVTTSRRTPADVDALVARDLKNFEYCALCVIANKQNVPQAVGGILSLSDIVVVSGESVSMVSEALSSGKRTIVFAPQGAYGPSARNKYDRFVLDLSDEGYLMAVSVKEISAALNDMIRNKFSPKAIDDQGVVCKALEEII; the protein is encoded by the coding sequence ATGGCAACGAACAATTCATTCAAAGAATCCTGTCTGCCTGCCGTCCTTAAAGGGCTGGGCGTTGTTTTAAGGGCATTGCCTTTCGGCGCGGCCCTTGGCCTGGCACGTATTTTCGGCGCGGCCGGCTATTATTTTTTGCCCGCAAAACGCCGGGTGGCCTACGGCAATGTTAAGACGGCTTTCGGCGGCAAGCGTTCGCCCGAAGAGATAGACCGTATCGTTAAAAAGGCCTTTCAGGGCCTGGCCTGCAGTTTCGTTGAATTTTTATGGCTGCCCAAGATCAAGCGTCTGGGGAGCGATCGATTTGTGACCCAGCACGGGATGGAAAATATCCACGCGGCAATGGCGCGAGGCAAGGGCGTCATTTTATTGGCCGTGCATTTCGGCAGTTGGGAATTGGCGAACATCGTGGGCTCTTCCTGGGGGTATCCGTATAACATGGTGGCCAATGAACAACCCAAAACACCCGCGTTGAACATTGTGGTCAATGAATACCGCCGGATGACCGGGGCCAAACTGATAGCGCCCGGGGCCGCCATCCGCGGTGTGGTCAAAGCCCTGCGTGCCAATGAAATTGTGACCCTAGTTTTGGATCAGGGAGGCACACAAGGGATACCGGTGCCTTTTTTGGGAAAGACCGCATCCATGTCCACCGGTGCCGTTCGTCTGGCCCTTAAATACGGCGCGGCCCTGGTCCCGGCCTGGATCGTCCGCGCCCCTGACGGACATCATGACCTGAGACTTTTTCCCGCCATGGACTTAGTCGTGACCGGCAACATGGAACAAGACGTTATCACAAATACCCGGGCCGCGGTGAAACTGATCGAGGCCTTGATCGATGACTGTCCTGACCAGTATTTGTGGTTCTATAAAGTGTATAAATACACCACCCAGCACAAGACGGTGATCCTGGACGACGGTAAGACGGGTCATTTGCGCCAGTCCCAGGCCGCGGCCCGTGCTTTGGCTTCTGTGTTGCGTTCACGCGGCAAAGACATGGAAGAGGTGATCGTACCCGTTGTATTTAAGAGCAGGTTGGCCGGAAAAATATGCGTTGTGTTCGCCGGCCTGTCCCAATTTTTTGTGTTCTTAAGGAATGAGCGCTGGCTGCGGTTTTTTCTGACAAAGGAAAGTTATAGGACGCTTTTGTCCCACAAACCCGACTCCGTGATCTCCTGCGGGTCAACAACGGGCGGCGTTAATTTTATCTGCGCGGCCTCTAATCAGGCCAAATCCGTCAGCATCCTTAAAAGCGGGCTCGTCAAGCGGGAGCGTTTTGATCTTTCCATCCTTCCCCGGCATGACAAACCCGACGGAAAGGTCCGCGGCCGTTGTGTTTTTACCAAGGCCGCCCCGAATTTGATCACGCCCCAATATCTCAAAGTACAGGAAGCGGGGCTTTTGGCCGTATATCCGCATTTGAAAGCCAATGCCCGTTTGAAAATAGGGGTGATGCTCGGCGGCGATGCCAAGGGCGTGGCCTATGACGCGGGGGTCATCCACCAGTTGCTGCGGCAACTCAAGGAAGTGGCCGGTCATTTTAATGCCGAGCTTTTGGTGACGACCTCGCGCCGGACGCCGGCGGACGTGGACGCGCTGGTCGCCCGTGACCTCAAAAATTTTGAATATTGCGCTTTGTGCGTCATCGCCAATAAGCAGAATGTTCCCCAAGCGGTCGGCGGGATCTTGTCTTTGAGCGATATTGTGGTTGTTTCTGGGGAAAGCGTGTCCATGGTCTCGGAGGCCTTGTCTTCCGGCAAAAGGACCATTGTGTTCGCGCCGCAGGGGGCCTATGGGCCGTCGGCCAGAAATAAATATGATCGTTTTGTCCTGGATCTGAGCGACGAGGGTTATTTGATGGCGGTTTCCGTCAAAGAAATATCCGCGGCGCTCAACGACATGATCCGCAACAAGTTCTCTCCAAAAGCGATTGACGACCAGGGCGTGGTGTGCAAGGCCCTTGAGGAAATTATTTAA